The following nucleotide sequence is from Dethiosulfovibrio salsuginis.
TAATAAACTATATCCGTAAGAGGAGCTTTTCAAAGAGGGCTAGTGACAGCTACGCTATAAAAATCAACAAAAAATCTACCAGGAGTGATTAAAAATGGAAAATGTAGGACTAGTGTTATCCGGTGGAGGCGGGAAGGGTGCCTACGAGGTAGGCGTATGGAAGGCATTGGAGGAGCTCAAAATCCGACCTAAAGCTATTTCCGGCACGTCGATAGGGGCTATCAACGGAGCCCTATATCTACAGGGGAGCTTGGAGATTGCCCTGGATATGTGGCAAAACCTCAGTGCCTGGAAGCTCGTCGTACCAAACACAGAAAACATAACAAAACAAATCATTGCAAAACAGATAGATCCCTATCTTTCTAATTTTATTCTAAAGCAAAAAAAGGGTATATTGGATCCTAAAGGGATACGATCTCTCCTCGAGGAAAAGGTCGACCTGAACAACCTGACATCATCGGGCATCCCCTTTTTCGTGGGAGCCCACGACGAAGGGAGAAACAGCATTGTCTATCTTCCGTTACACAACCTATCGCCAAAGGAGCGAGGCGACTCCATTATAGCCTCTGCGTCCCTTCCGGGGATCTTCCCTCCGGTTGAGATGAACGACATGAATCTATCCGATGGGGGATGGCACTACCTTCCAGGCAGGAATCTGGACAACACCCCTATCGCCCCGGTCTACGGACAGGGCTGCTCCACTATTATAGTGGTTGCCCTAGAACAGTGCTTCGAAATCCAAAGAGATCGTTATCCTAATGCAACCATATTATCTATAGTGCCATCGGAAGACTTAGGAGGGGTATTAGACGGAATGTTGGATTGTTCTAGAGAAGGAGCGGATTACAGGGTAAACCTAGGTTACAGAGATACGATGAAAACCCTGGGCAACATAGGCATTCAAAACGATATAGCCCAAAAAGCTACAGAAATTCTACTTAAAATGAAGGAAAATGAAGATATTTTTTCCAACAGAAGGACAGAGATACCCGCTCAAGACATTAAAACCGCCATGATACAGTTCAACAAGGCAGTGAGAAATGATTCGTTCTCTGAGCCCATAGCTATCCCCGAGTTCATCGAGGAAAAAGTCCTCAAAGAAAGCACGAGAGCTATGCTCTGTCAGATAGACAAGGATAATATAGGCATAGAGGTTGATAGCTTCATAGAGGCTCAAAGCAGCGAAGATGCCACCCTGTCTCAAACCATGTTTGAGGCTATAGCTCTGCTATCTCCAGTTGATTCAAGATCCAAAGGAATATCTAATCAAGGATTCTTCGCCGGACTTATTGGAAGGTTATCAGGAAAAAACGGTCGAATATCCTCGGAAAATGATCAAGATCTAGCCAAGGCCCAGTACGCCGCTTTCTCTATGAT
It contains:
- a CDS encoding patatin-like phospholipase family protein, whose amino-acid sequence is MENVGLVLSGGGGKGAYEVGVWKALEELKIRPKAISGTSIGAINGALYLQGSLEIALDMWQNLSAWKLVVPNTENITKQIIAKQIDPYLSNFILKQKKGILDPKGIRSLLEEKVDLNNLTSSGIPFFVGAHDEGRNSIVYLPLHNLSPKERGDSIIASASLPGIFPPVEMNDMNLSDGGWHYLPGRNLDNTPIAPVYGQGCSTIIVVALEQCFEIQRDRYPNATILSIVPSEDLGGVLDGMLDCSREGADYRVNLGYRDTMKTLGNIGIQNDIAQKATEILLKMKENEDIFSNRRTEIPAQDIKTAMIQFNKAVRNDSFSEPIAIPEFIEEKVLKESTRAMLCQIDKDNIGIEVDSFIEAQSSEDATLSQTMFEAIALLSPVDSRSKGISNQGFFAGLIGRLSGKNGRISSENDQDLAKAQYAAFSMINAIQNKGLLSLELTVAANTKINALFSQIEEVRGEQKNQIIDLYKSLSTVFLRLRQEILADRQRIDSLERRLELVEWLQQIRTRTFNGSEYRSLSKPEALICLVNDFYRFTRGQWSIRELLTLKEALITLDMADDIVIPSKRQS